AATCAACGACATGGTCACTCCGATCCTCGCTCGGGGTCGGCGGGAGGCCAGCCAAACATAAGCAATCGCGTACGTCACCCCTTGTGCTACTTTACGGTCAGGCCGTAAGGCCTGCGGGCATAGCAAGAGAGGGACAGGTACGTGTTCATGGCTACGAACGTGGGGAATGGTCCGGCCTTGGGCCGGCTCGTGTCGGCACTTGAGGAGTTCCGACAGATCGCCCCCAAGATGGAAGTGAACCAGATGGTGATCTTCCTCCTCATCGCGCAGAAGCGTGGGATCAAGATGACCGAATTGGGCTCCCTGACGGGCCTCTCTCGGTCGTCGGTCTCCCGCAATGTGCTGGCGCTGTCGAAGGAAGCGTACACCGACAGCCGCCGCTCGAACCCTGACGGACTGGACCTCGTGACCACCCTCACGGACCCGTTCGACAGCCGCAGCAAGATCGTCGCGCTGACCGCCAAGGGCACGGAGATTGCCCGCCGGGTGGTCGCCAAGCTCACACCACCAGATCAGTAGGAGACCAAGGAATGGCACGGAAGAGAGGAAACAGGTGGATGGCTGACGTGAGGCT
The nucleotide sequence above comes from Aquibium microcysteis. Encoded proteins:
- a CDS encoding MarR family winged helix-turn-helix transcriptional regulator, with product MATNVGNGPALGRLVSALEEFRQIAPKMEVNQMVIFLLIAQKRGIKMTELGSLTGLSRSSVSRNVLALSKEAYTDSRRSNPDGLDLVTTLTDPFDSRSKIVALTAKGTEIARRVVAKLTPPDQ